In a genomic window of Armatimonas rosea:
- a CDS encoding rod shape-determining protein MreB: protein MRLAPEIGIDLGTANILVYQRGKGIVLREPSVVAIDKASRKVKAVGEEARLMLGRTPGNIIAIRPMQDGVIADYSTTREMLRALIGKVCGRRGPFKPRVLVCVPAGVTSVEKRAVLQAAEEAGAGVAATIEETMAAAIGAGLPIALPGGNMVVDIGGGTTDIAVISLGGIVVSKSLRVGGNKIDEVIIRHIKNAYNLMIGDRTAEEIKIRVGSAFPLEQELHMEVKGRDLVAGLPKTVDVSSDEIREALAEPISQIVDRVKAVLEQTPPELSSDIIERGIMLTGGGALLRGLDRLLSLATGIPVHVADDPLSCVAIGTGRALEEFDAIRDSHNLSGSYE, encoded by the coding sequence ATTCGACTAGCCCCGGAGATAGGGATCGACCTGGGCACGGCAAATATTCTGGTCTATCAGCGGGGTAAGGGGATTGTCCTACGGGAGCCTTCCGTCGTGGCAATCGATAAGGCTAGTCGGAAAGTCAAGGCGGTGGGCGAGGAGGCGCGTCTCATGCTGGGAAGAACCCCCGGCAATATTATCGCCATCCGTCCCATGCAAGACGGGGTGATCGCGGACTACTCCACCACCCGAGAGATGCTTCGGGCCCTGATTGGCAAGGTCTGTGGGCGTCGTGGTCCCTTCAAGCCGCGCGTCCTGGTCTGTGTTCCTGCAGGGGTGACCAGTGTGGAGAAGCGTGCTGTGCTCCAAGCCGCCGAGGAGGCAGGAGCAGGGGTTGCGGCGACCATTGAGGAGACCATGGCGGCGGCGATCGGGGCGGGGCTGCCCATTGCGCTGCCGGGTGGCAACATGGTGGTCGATATCGGCGGGGGAACCACCGATATCGCCGTGATCTCGCTGGGTGGGATCGTGGTTAGCAAGAGCCTGCGGGTAGGGGGCAATAAGATCGACGAAGTGATTATTCGTCACATCAAGAACGCCTACAACCTAATGATCGGAGACCGGACCGCAGAAGAGATCAAGATCCGCGTGGGCTCCGCGTTTCCGCTGGAGCAGGAGCTGCACATGGAGGTCAAGGGCCGCGACCTCGTGGCGGGCCTTCCTAAGACGGTCGATGTGAGCAGTGACGAGATTCGGGAGGCGCTCGCCGAGCCGATCTCTCAGATCGTCGATCGGGTCAAGGCGGTCCTCGAGCAGACTCCCCCCGAGCTTTCGTCGGATATCATCGAGCGTGGGATCATGCTGACGGGCGGTGGGGCACTGCTCCGGGGCCTGGATCGCCTGCTCTCCCTGGCGACAGGAATCCCGGTGCATGTCGCGGACGACCCGCTCTCCTGTGTCGCCATCGGTACGGGGCGGGCACTGGAGGAGTTTGATGCCATCCGAGACAGCCACAACCTGAGCGGTAGCTACGAATAG
- a CDS encoding vWA domain-containing protein → MLRFSLTFFALLTALLPALAQSDTREIVSELKDKTPKCVVLIMDVSESMKVDDYNRKMRSAAEAIVKDGLSDGDQLVLYTFGSGFKKVFDETPQTPAARRKLIEQLPLKPEPGEGTNIRQPHHEALKLAHASGKTPFIVIMTDSFNDPPKNTPDAYTEYQKYYTPGKLDVYPSTPENQDYESQLAWMNASPGKTFGIGVEILPSGRPKERFKVAPKEAAPATPEPSQQTTSAPAPPPKTEEFPWALLLGVGGAALAAVLFAVLRPKPLPLRIAGSGPPRDFDVRGNTTLRLGGEGGSAALDAYPLAGTREVVATVKGGRGQFTLVPQPGTKARVYHNGVPLEAPSPLRYGDEVRVSILDSNGALVKETRLKFSDPNKTI, encoded by the coding sequence ATGCTGCGATTTTCACTTACCTTTTTTGCCCTCCTGACGGCTCTCCTCCCCGCCCTCGCCCAGAGCGATACCAGAGAGATTGTGAGTGAGCTCAAAGACAAGACCCCCAAGTGCGTTGTGCTGATCATGGATGTCTCGGAGTCGATGAAGGTCGATGACTACAACCGGAAGATGCGCAGCGCGGCGGAGGCGATTGTCAAAGACGGCCTGAGTGATGGCGACCAGCTGGTTCTCTACACCTTTGGTTCGGGCTTTAAGAAGGTCTTCGACGAGACCCCGCAGACACCGGCAGCGCGGCGCAAGCTTATCGAGCAGCTCCCTCTCAAGCCGGAGCCGGGTGAGGGCACCAATATCCGCCAGCCGCACCACGAAGCCCTCAAGCTCGCCCATGCGTCGGGGAAGACCCCGTTTATCGTCATCATGACGGACTCGTTCAACGACCCGCCTAAGAACACCCCCGATGCCTACACCGAGTACCAAAAGTACTACACCCCAGGCAAGCTGGATGTCTACCCCAGCACCCCCGAGAACCAGGACTACGAGTCGCAGCTTGCGTGGATGAACGCCAGTCCGGGCAAGACCTTTGGGATCGGGGTGGAGATTCTGCCATCGGGGCGGCCCAAGGAGCGCTTTAAGGTCGCCCCCAAGGAAGCGGCTCCTGCGACACCGGAGCCCTCGCAGCAGACCACCAGCGCTCCTGCGCCGCCCCCCAAGACTGAAGAGTTTCCCTGGGCGCTTCTGTTGGGAGTCGGAGGGGCCGCCCTCGCCGCTGTTCTCTTTGCGGTTCTCCGCCCCAAGCCCCTCCCCCTGCGGATCGCGGGCTCCGGCCCCCCACGCGACTTCGATGTCCGGGGAAATACCACGCTCCGATTGGGCGGTGAAGGGGGCTCTGCCGCTCTCGATGCCTATCCCCTCGCAGGAACCCGTGAGGTGGTCGCGACGGTCAAGGGAGGTCGGGGGCAGTTTACGCTCGTTCCGCAACCAGGGACCAAAGCCCGTGTCTACCATAACGGAGTCCCGCTGGAGGCTCCATCGCCGCTCCGCTATGGCGATGAGGTTCGCGTGAGTATCCTGGACAGCAACGGAGCTCTTGTCAAAGAGACCCGACTGAAGTTCAGCGACCCGAACAAAACGATTTGA